The following nucleotide sequence is from Lathamus discolor isolate bLatDis1 chromosome Z, bLatDis1.hap1, whole genome shotgun sequence.
AAAGGAACCCGTCCCCCTCTCCCATCCTACAGAATTCCAGCTCTTTGGGGGGAAAGCAAGGGATATTCCCAGGAAAACCCTGAGCTCCTGCCGGGCTCAGCCTCCTCTCCAGGAGGTGAGCTCAGCTGCTACCCACACCcctcttgctgctgcagcaccactggCGGAAGCTATCCCATTCTCCAAAGCACTTCCAGGGAATGTTCATAGACTCCCAAAGGGAAACCTGCAGAGTTCCATCAGGAAAAGAGCCTAATCCTGAGCAAATCCTTCCCTTTACCCCCCCAGTTCTCTCCTCAGAGCTCCTCCAAGCGCTGGGGTGAAGAGCTCCCTCCATTCCCGTTCAGGGAATAGAATTCCCCTTCCCACAGGCAGCCTGCCCTGCGAGCGGGCTCTTCCCAGGGAAATCCCGGGATGCGGATGGTGGGAGCTGCTCACATCCCTTCAGCTCCCTTCCAACAGGCAGGGCACTGTAAATGCTCAGCACTTGCAAGTGAACTGCAACGGGAGCGGAATGGGGAACAACAGGAATCCGAGTGGATTCGTATCCCTGGATTCATCTGGGGGCTGAGCAGCACCAATCTGCCAGGGGGGGCAAAGGGAACGGGAGCTGTGGGATGACGATCCCAATGCGCTGGAGAAGAAGGCACCgcagggctgggatgcagctTTCCTTCCCCGTGGGATGGAGCGGCGAGCTCTGAGTCAGTGCAACGCGCTCCCGTTCCGCTCTCAGCTCCCAAAGGGAAAAGCCAGGATTACGGCGGGATAACCCACTGTTCCCTTGGTGTCTATTGCCAGCGTTAAGCAGAGACTCCTCAGGCAGCTTCCCCCCGGGCTTTTGATGCCATCAGGATACCAAACGGGACAGAGGGATGGGACCTGATGCGCTGAGCGCCACAAAGAAGCCCGCAGCGCTGTGAGCTCCGATCCCATCTGCTAAAGGCTTGGAAACTGATGGCTCCGTTACGGGCTAATAGCAGCGAGAGGCTTGGGAATTCCCTCCCTTGTGCTCAGCGGGCTAAAGAGGGGCCAGGAAGCACATTTATTGCTGGGGACAAATGGGAATGCCCCCTCCGTGGTGCTGGGTGATACCCGGAGCGGTCTCCCAGTGCAGAACCCACCCGTGTTTACAGCATCCCGGGCAGTTGGCCTTCCCTTCGCTGCCACGAGCTGGGCAGGAAAGCCAACATTCCCTGCGAGGAAGTGcgatgggaaggaaggaattctttgGCCAGCGGGGCATAAGGCCAACAGAAGGGCGAAGAGAAGGCCCAGCTCCTATTCCCTGCCACTGGGGAGGCACAGGGAGGGAGGGTTGAGGAAGACTTGGTTGTGCTCACGCAAGCGCACAGCAGGGACCCAGGAGTTCCGGCTGTCTCCCTATGGAAGGTGCTGTACAGCAAGCTGGGAGGCCACAGGCCGCTGCACACCTCGGGTACCCCCTGTTGCACTCTTTGCACATCCAACAGCACAGACCAACCCCCCCGCACTGCCCAAATACTGCTCAGTCAGTGCTCGTGACCCATAGGCGTAcggctcagccccacagcacaccGGCACAGCCTTCCTTCGGGAACCACCGAGCGCTTGGGGCTcaagagaccttaaagacccaacgctggtgctggtgctgatgGGGTTTTTCCCCCTACAAACCTTAGGAGTGGGCTCGTCCTGATGTGCCAAAGCAAGCAAGGGGTTTGGCTGGGTGACAGTGTGGCCAGAACGGGGGGGTGTAAGCACCCAGCTAAACCTGGTGCTTAACCTCAGGCAATGGAGGTTACGGCTGACTTACTCCTTAGATCTTAAACATCAGCCGAGCCTATGGAGCTCCACAGGCACAAACCCCACTgtggcacagcagaaagcacatCGCGGACCTTCTGGAGAGCAAACCAAAAGCTACTTCATCACAGAAAGCCCTTTTTAATGCTGatatttaaagccattctgctTCAGAGATaccccccccacccaccccgGCACCACGTTGCTATAGGTGCTAAGGTGGAAGCGTGCAGTTTGCTTCACCAGCAGCACCCAAGCAGGCTGGTTCCTTTCCTGCTCTTCCAAGCAGAGGCTTTCCTGCATAGGGCTAAATGTAAAcgggttttgtgttttctgctaTCCCTGTTGAGCTTTCCATGGAAGTTTGTGGCAGGGGGAAACCAAAAGCAACCCAAACCCTTAGCACTGTGGTCGAAACCCTTCAAATGGCCATGATTTAACCAGCATTAGAAGTCACTTGATCTTCCAAGCCACCCGAAGGGACCAGCAGAGGCTGCGGTGGTTACACCACACCTCAAGCCCTCCGTGTACTTGGCCTGGGAAGCTGCCGAATGCACTCAGGCCAACTCCCTTCACATCAATCCCTGCACAGGAAGCAGAAGCTCATCGGTAGGGACGCTTCTCAGTGCTCACAGAAGTCCAAGCAGCAGCGGCTGGAACGAGATCTTCTCCTATCCCCCAGGATTCACATCCCCATTCCCTACTTTCTACAAGCTCTTCTCAAACAAAGacaacagaagcaaaagcagcaagCCCCAAAAGCGCACTTTCGCAGTGCTACGCGAGGTTTACACCTCGGAGTACCAGCCTGCAAGGGTGGAAGAGGTTTGGTGGAGCAGGTCCTAACCTTGGCACAGCACCACCGGCTGATGTCCTGGTGCTGTGGTCCGGGGCTCCTGCCCCAAGCATCCCTCACAGTGACTGGCTGGCGAAGAAGGCTTTGGTCTCCCTGCACACAGGGTTCACGCAGAGAGGGCAGCAGAGGGTTAACTGCCTGGAGCACACTTCCTTGGACTGGATGTGGGAGCACACCAGCTCCGCCAGAGCCTGCGGGATGGGATGAAGAGCACACGTGAGCGAAGGTGCTTTAACGTGTGTCACGTTCACAGCGTGAAGCCATCACACCGCGGAATCACCCTGGGTTgccttggaagggaccttaaagctcatctaattccaacagggacaccttccattaggtTGCTCtaagtccagcctggcctggaacactgccagggatggggcagccccagctcctccttTCAACCCATTCCAACGGGCCcggcaccctcacaaggaagagcttatTCCCAATGTCCCCTCTCaactcccctcgggcaggttaaagccattcccccttgtcctgcccctcCAGGCCTCGTGCAGGTTTcttggagcccctttaggcactgggagctgctcctcctTTACTTCAGGAGGAGATCCTGCTTTAAAACTGCACGGGCACAGCATCTTCAGAGAAATACTTACTATAccttactactactactacttcCTATGTACTTAAGGGGAAATGACTACAGATGAATACAAAAGTGGTTTTCTCGGTGGTGCCCAGGGTGAGTACAGGGGGTACCACTTTTGCCGCTAAAACTACAAGAGGACACTTCCGTACAGGAGGAAACACATCGACCGGGAGCAAAGTCCAACTATCGCAGCAAAGATACCTTGGAGAACAGAGGGTTTCCATTAAGGGATTCCGCTCTTCTGATGTTTTCGGCtccacactggaaaaaaatagggAGAAAACCAAGTTAAGCCTGACAGAGCCTTCACCAGTGAGGACTCAAACCCTGCCTTGAGTTAAACCAGTTCAGATGCGCTTCCACTCTATAGGAAAAATGAATTTTGCCCCAGATCCCATTGGAAGAAGCAGCTCCAAAGGAAGTAACACCCACAAAGCACTCACCTCGTTGGCTAGAACTTGGGCATACTCGATATCCAGCTCATAGAGCGTCTCGATGTGGTCGCTTGTGAAGGCTATAGGGACCAACAACATGTTCTTCTTCCCTCGTTGGCACAGCCCTTTGATGGTCTCATCTGTCTGGGGGCCGAGCCAAGGCATTGGTCCAACCTGTAGGAAAAGGGGAGGGCAATAAGGAATAAGTCAGCTTTAGTGAATCATTCTTACATGGAACAGCCTCTTTATTCTTAAGGACATCAGGGATCttaggaagctcttccctgtgagggtgctgggacactggaatgggttggatggagaaggaacACAAGCGCTCTTTGTCAGGAATAACAGAGCCTGTTTGGACTGAGCTCACATTAGGAGGAGGCTGATCCACCGGCAAGACTGATTCGAGTGGTTCTGCTCCAGCAGAAATACTGGGAATGGGAATAAGGCGTTGAGGCCGTGACCTCCTTCCCCTGGAAGCTCTCCACCACTGCAGGATGAGGCGGTGCTCAAGCCCCTACCTTGGACTGCCACACCAGCCTGTAGGGGTTGGAGTAGTTGAGCTTCTCCATGACCCTCTGGACAGTCGCTCCCACCTCCTGAGGGTACGGATCGCCACGGTTCACCACCTgcgacacacacacacagcacccTCGTGTCTCCCGGGGCACCGGAGAAGGGGAGCGCAGCCTTCGTGCAGCCCAGGCAGGGGGACCCCGCTCCGGCAAGGGCAGGAGCGCCCTGCTGCTACTCACAGACATGGGGAGGGagtgagcagagaagaggaTGACGACGTCTTTCCTTTTGTCCGGTGGAAACAGGTTCAGCTCCTTCTGGATGTGGTCGCTGAAGCACTGCTCAGAACAGAGAGCCCTGGGTCAGAAACACCGGGAGGCACGAGAAAGCTGGAGGAGGGCCTggagggacaggccaaggggaatggctttaacctgcccgaggggagattgGGATGGGATCTtggaaagaagttcttccccatgagggtgctgggacactggaatgggttgaaaggaggagctggggctgccccatccctggcagtgttcaaggccaggttgctccTGCCTTGAAGATGCCCAAAGCTGGATGCAGCACGACCTCTGGAGGCTCCTTGCAGCAAACGCTGTTAGGATAATCCCACTATGCTTTTAAAGCAAGATGCGCAGGATCTGAAAGCAAGATTCCACGCAGGATCGTGCCAAAGCATCTGGCATGAAACAACCTTTCTTCTCGTGCAATTCGTACTTGGTAGGTAATGAACTATTACATTACTGTAACCAGAATATACCCTTGGAGTGCTGCTGTATGCACCTGCTAGCTCCATACCTGGATAAGAAGGGGATGTGTGGGCCATCGGTCAATGATGCTCCACTTCATCTTCGGCTTCGCCCCTTTCTGGTTATAGTAGCGATAGATGGCATTTAAACTGCTTCCTGCAACACACGAGATGAAGCTCACTGAAGCTCACTCAGGTTAAAACACTTCTGTAGGAAGGTATTAATACAGCTTCTAACGCTGCAACTGCGGATCAGAACCGGACAcggaatggtctgggttggaagggaccctaaggctcatccagttccaaccccgtgccactagagcaggctgctccaagccccatgcCATGGGGACGGGAATGTTCACCAGTGCCTGGCTCCACACGGACACTCACCTGTGGTAGAGCAGCTGTACTGGGGGTACTGGGTGAAAGCGATAGCCCTTTCAATGCCATCCTTCTCCATCTCTTCAATGGCTTCTTCTGTCAGCGGGTGCACATAGCGGAAGCCAATGTAGTATTTGTGAGGTGCTGCAGGCAaagcacaggaagggaaacGGGAGCAAAGGGCATTAGAACTCATCAGTAGTAAGCACAGAGTAGAGACCACCACACTgaagccctgaggagaaggactggGGGTGTTGGGGTTGGATGTGGGGAGGCTTTAGagcaccttccagtgcctaaaggggctgcaagaaGCACGGTCCAGCGGAAGGGGGCTGGAACTTCGgatgctggaggagctttaaggtcctttccaacccaaaccagtctatggcTCTATGGAAACCCAGCTCGGACGCACAAACTCTCCTCCTCGCCACGCGCTCCAAGCCTTATCCCCACCACCCGTTCAAGAGGAGGCCTCCGAAGGCCTTatcaggagcaggagctgcccaggGCTGGGTGGAACTGCCCAGAAAGCGGTCCCCAAACCAAAGCGAGAGCAGATAAAGCGCCCAAGCTTTATCTTCAGAGCCCATGGCAGGGCCTCGGCCCCTTCTAGATCCTTTTCCACTCCTCTCCTTCTACCcaaggctgaagcagcagccacaAAGCGGGTCTGGCTCCAGTCACATGGAGGGCATTCCCTTACCCACTGGCTCAAAGGCAGGAGGCTGTTAGCTCCCAGCACCACGCTGAGCTGCAGAGAAtggagagctctgctctgcctatTCAGCACCAGCAGCGCTCCCACTGCAGTGGAGCATTATCTGCAGGGAGGGATTCCGAGCGCTCTCCTccgctcctgctgctcccagaggCAGGCTCTGCTCGGGCACAAAGGGCACAGTGCAGAGAAGGAGCTCCTGTGAAGGCCCGGGCGGGTGACGGCACACACCGAGCATGGTGCCACCGTGCCCCCTGCCTTTCGTGGGGATTCAGAggctcctcctgcctgccccaggagacAAGGCGCAGGAGGACATTGCCTTTAGGCCGCTGCGTGACTCACAGGCTCCGAGGAtgctttgggttgaagggaccttaaagcccaccCAGTTCcaacagggacaccttccactagagcagcttgctccgagccccttgaacagtgccagggatggggcagccccagcttcaaCCCGGCCCAGGGTCTGCCCACTCCCCCGGTGAAGAACTTCGTCCCCATATCCCACCTCAGCGGCCCCTCGGGCAGGTGAAAGCCACCCCCCTCGTCCTGTCCGTACATCCCTTGTCCAGCAGGAGAGAAACCCACTCGTagctcccccagggcacagcgAGAGGCCTtatctcctgctcctgccctgggtGGAGCTGCCTCCTATCAGGCAGCCAAGCCCTGCCACGCTCACCGACGGACCTTGTCTCTTCTGCCACGCGAGCTCCCCTTCATCCTGCTCCCAGGCCTAACTCCTGAGTGCTCTTCCAGCCGTTATCAACAGCTCCAAGAGGCTGGGGTACACCCAAGCACTAACGGCAGTCACGCTCCCAACCCTCTCCCGTAGTCACCTATTCCTCAGGCTCGGGTTGGCATAACTAAAAGGCTTTAAGCTCTGTCCTCAGAGCTGGGCCGCATCCGCAGCCCAGCCGAGCAGAGGGATCCCTCCGGAAGCCCCATCCTCCAACTCCCAACAGGAAGATGCCATGAGCTGGGAAACCCAACAGCACCAGGCAGGAAAGCCTGGCTCAAGCCCACGCCGCCAGGCAGCTCCCACAAGAGGATCACCCTTCTCCCACCCCGGCTCTCCCTAAAAGCCAAGGGAATTACGGGCGCTCAGTGTGCCAGGGCTGCCCCTGCTTCCACGCCTGCCTGCTCTCTTCACCTTGCACACAACTGCAACATCCCTACAGCACCCCTGTAACATCCCTACAGCACCCCTATAGCATCCCCATAGCACCCctacagcatccctatagcatCTCTATAGCACCCCTACAGCACCCCTACAGCATCCCTATAACACCCctacagcatccctatagcatctctacagcatccctatagcatCCCTACAGCAGCCAAAGCTGCCCTGTGCTTCCGAGCCCCGCGCCAGAGCGCTCGCGGCCGGCGCAGCGGTACCGGTGTGAGGAGACATGCTGTCCAGCAGCTTCACCATGCCTTCTCCTTGCACTGCTGTCCACTTCTTGATGGGGGAGCCGCCGCCGATCCTGCTGTACTGCTCCTGGATCTTGGGCGTGCGGCGCTTGGCGATGAAGGGAGCCAACTTACTGCAGCGTTCGAAGGGATACAGAGCAGTCTCAGCAGCAAGCCACCACCTTGGCCCCCCCCCTCAAACCCACGCGGAGCACGCAGCACCCTGCGCCTTGATCCGTGTCATATTCGCCCTTCCCAAGCTTCCTTGGTGGTCGGACACCAGAGTTTGCATCAGGAGAGACCCATCTCTGGCCACAGACCCTTGTGCCTTGCGCTGCTGACCCACCTGAAACCCTGCTCCACACGGAGCCCCCAGGTACCCCAGCAACCCCGAGGAGAGCGTTACCTTTGAGCTGGCAGCGTCATGAGGTCTCTGTCCAGGAAGAGGCGAAGCAGGAAATCATGGACGTCATCCAGGCGCTCCGGACCACCCATGTTCAGCATCAAGATTCCTGTCTTAGGCTTCCTACGGGGGCAAGAGGGAGTTCCAATGCCAGTGAGCTGCTGCTTGAGTAGCATCGTTCTTCCCAAAGCAGCTTAGCCTTCCGCACTTGTCGTCTGCCCAAGCAGCTTCCTGCTTAGAAGCTCATCCTGCTTATGGGAGaagaggagctgcaagcacGAGCAGGCCCAGGACGAGGATCTGCATGATCTTTGCTAGGGAAAGTAACCGCTTTGTGACAGAGTTCAACTGGAAATAGACTGAGAACGAGACCTTGCAGCTCAAGGCTGGACGGGAGGTTCTAAAACAGGGTCTAAGAacccctgcccatccctgccagtgttcaaggccaggtttgggcaacctgctctagtggcaGGAGTCCCTGTTGGAACGGGacgagctttagggtccctcccaacccaaaccagcctatGGGTCTGTACCAGCAATGACACCCCAGCGTCTGCCCTATGGCACTGCCCCAGGCCTTCCTTCGGGCCACAGCCCCCTGCAGAGAGCCCGGGGGCGTgcaagcaggcagaggagggcGCCCACAGGCACCCAAAGCCCCCCTCCCCGGAGCCCCAGGGCACCCCCCAAGCGCCCAGCCCCGCAGCACAGCAGCCCCCCCGTGCCCCACTCACCGCGCCTGCGGCTGCGTGCGCGGCTCCGCGGTGGCTGTCACGGCAGCGGTGGCCGCCTGAGCCCTCCATCGCAGCGGGAGCCTGAGCTGGCTGCGGCCCTGCAGCACTGCGAGAGAGGGGAGAGCCCCGTGAGCACCCCGCGGCGGGCgctgctccctgccagctccGCGCCTCGCCGGAAGCTCCGGGGCCTGGAATCCGAGCGAGGGACGGAATCGGAACCTTCGCCTCCCCTGGCACACCCAAAGCCAGCCTGAACTTCCAGCCTAACGGCGCCAGGGCAAAGGGCTCCCACAGCACGGCAAGGAAGGGAACTCCTCGGGGTACACCtggggggctgcaggcaggcaaaGCATCCCTACAGCATCCCCATAGCACCACTATAGCATCCCTACAGCATCCCCATAGCACCACTATAGCATCCCTACAGCATCCCCATAGCACCCCTACAGCATCCCCATAGCACCACTATAGCATCCCTACAGCATCCCCATAGCACCACTATAGCATCCCTACAGCATCCCCATAGCACCCCTACAGCATCCCCATAGCACCACTATAGCATCCCTACAGCATCCTTATAGCATTCCTACAGCACCACTATAGCATCACTATAGCACCCCCATGGCATCCCTACAGCACCACTGTAGCATCCTTATAGCATCACTATAGCATCCCCATAGCATCCCCATAGCACCCCTACAGCATCACTATAGCATTCTTATAGCATCACTATAGCATTCTTATAGCATCACTATAGCACCCTTATGGCATCCCTACAGAACCACTATAGCATCCTTATAGCATCACTATAGCATCCCCATAGCACCCctacagcatccctatagcacCCCTACAGGATCACTATAGCACCCCTATAGCATCCCTACAGCATCTCTACAGCATTCCTATAGCACCCctacagcatccctatagcatCCCTACAGCATCTCTACAGCATTCCTATAACACCCctacagcatccctatagcatTCTTATAGCATCCCTATAGCACCCCTACAGAATCTCTATAGCATCCCTACAGCACCCCTATAGCATCATTATAGCACCCctacagcatccctatagcatCCCTATATCATCCCTACAGCATCTCTACAGCATTTCTATAGCATCCCCATAGCACCCCTACAGCAACCctacagcatccctatagtaTCCCTACAGCATCCCTACAGCATTCCTATAGCACCCCTATAGCGTCCTTATAGCATCCTTACAGCATCTCTACAGCATTCCTATAGCACCCGCACTGCACAGCATCTCTATAGCATCCCTATAGCATCCCTGTAACACCCCTATAGCACCCCTATAGCATTCTTATAGCATACCTATAGCATCCCTACAGCACCCCTGTAACATCTCTATAGCACCCCTATAGCACCCCTATagcacccctgcagcacccctgtAAAACACCCCTATagcacccctgcagcacccctaTAGCACCCTCATagcacccctgcagcaccctcATAGCAGCCGCGCAGCAGGACCCGCAGGCTCCGGAGCACAAGGAGCGGCTCCCGGGGCGCCCCGGCCTGCGGGCCCCACAGCGCCTCTGCCCGTGGCGCGGGCGAGCTCCGCGCGCAGCGGGGATCCGGCCTGGACGCCGCCCGGCCCAGCGCCGGTGCCGCCGGGGCAGCAGCGGCCGGCTCGGCCCAGGGCAGCCGCAGGCAgacccggccccgccgccgctcccccccccaaccccggccgggcccggcccggccccgctccgcaaAGGCACCGCTCCGGGGCAACGCGGGCCCGGCCCTGCCGCCCCCccggccgccccccgccgccctCACCGGGACGCGCGGCCCGCACCGcggccgccgccatcttggccGCCCGCATTCCCTCAGACCTTCCCGCCGCTCCGGGCCGGcgcctaccccccccccccagggggCGGAGCTTGGGAGGGGGCGGGGCCCCGGGAAGGGGGCGGGGCCCCGGGAAGGGGGCGGGGCCCCGGGAGGGGGCGGAGCTCCGCAGGCCGCGGGGCACCGGCTGAgtggcggcggggggggggcatcGAGCCCAggggcctaaaggggctccgGGTGGGGGGTGCTCGGGATCCGGGGTGGGACAACGGGAATGGCTTCACGGTGCCCAGGGGGAGCTGAGCTCCGGGGCCCCCGGCCCCACTGTGGGCACAGCAAGGAGAGGCAGGGCCcgcagtgctgctggagcatcCTTTATTGGGGGCGGACGGGGACATGCAAGAGGAAGACACCGGTACAGGGGCTCACGCGAGCGGCGAGGAGACCCAAACCCCATCGAACGGGCACCGAGTCCCGGCCCGGAACTGGGTTGGAGCCCGAGACTCCGGTGGGATGCAGCTGGGAAAGGCGGAATTGCTCTGTGATGAAGCCAGGCTTCGCCTGCAGCGGAcaagcaggagcccagagccAGTCGCAGTAAGGTCCCGAGGTCCTCTGGGAGACGGGGAACTGGGAGTGGAAGGCATCACGCTGCTCCTGGATCCATGAGGATCCATGCTCTGACACCGCATGGATCCTTCATCCCCAGCGAAAAGGGATAAGCGGCAAAACCACCCCCCTCTCCCAGCAGCCTCATCCCTCCTAACCAATAAATAACCAGGGAAACACAAGGAAAATCCAACCCACGCCTCTTGCAATGGAATTCCGTGCTGGATCCCACTCAAGCGGAGCTTCCATTAAAGCAATGAGCGCTGCGCAGTAGCAGTGTTCCTATTTCGgcattcctcttcctcccattCCCAGACATTGGGAAACTCGAAGCCAGAAGCCACATCCAAATGAAATCCCAGCACAAGTCCCTCCGCGTCGCACACATCCAATGGAGCAGCACGCTCCCGAGGAGGACCGTGGCTGCATGCCGGCCCAGGACGCATCCACCGCTTCTCCTCCAGTCCGTGCGGAGCGTTTTCCTTGCAAAAAGGGGTTGATTTTCCTTCCGACGCCCTGGGCGGGGGGGTTGGAGGGGCGGAAGTCCGAGTTCTCCCAGTGGATCCTGCTTTTCCCAGCGCCGGTGGCTcagctcccaggagctgctgcggAGGAGCACTAAGGCT
It contains:
- the LOC136004697 gene encoding ferrochelatase, mitochondrial, translated to MRAAKMAAAAVRAARPVLQGRSQLRLPLRWRAQAATAAVTATAEPRTQPQARKPKTGILMLNMGGPERLDDVHDFLLRLFLDRDLMTLPAQSKLAPFIAKRRTPKIQEQYSRIGGGSPIKKWTAVQGEGMVKLLDSMSPHTAPHKYYIGFRYVHPLTEEAIEEMEKDGIERAIAFTQYPQYSCSTTGSSLNAIYRYYNQKGAKPKMKWSIIDRWPTHPLLIQCFSDHIQKELNLFPPDKRKDVVILFSAHSLPMSVVNRGDPYPQEVGATVQRVMEKLNYSNPYRLVWQSKVGPMPWLGPQTDETIKGLCQRGKKNMLLVPIAFTSDHIETLYELDIEYAQVLANECGAENIRRAESLNGNPLFSKALAELVCSHIQSKEVCSRQLTLCCPLCVNPVCRETKAFFASQSL